The proteins below are encoded in one region of Buttiauxella gaviniae:
- a CDS encoding GH36-type glycosyl hydrolase domain-containing protein: protein MKLNFKPWFTSSKPLDLHPEIPGWQDKEPANETPIKSELFSAAQMERYGQKLARSHKLSSAKMPYYLLKRLEDNEAIITNNCYLLNAGDKSSITPAGEWLLDNYYLIEEQIRVVRHHLPKNFGKGLPSLAAPHNCPRIYDIASEAIAHADGRWDATSLTSYIAAYQQVTPLTLGELWALPGMLRLALIENLRRVSIEVADAQRERNLADTWITRIFECAENTPADLIMVIADMARSRPPLSSAFVAELVRRLQGRGNMLSLPLTWVEQRLAESGVTTDYLIHRFNQQLAASQLSVSNSIAGLRLLSETNWADFAEAMSLVEQTLRQDPSGVYPAMHFTTRDHYRHIIEILARHSHYSEPEIASRILDTTRAAEAGTPEHHVGYYLIGDGRPKLERQLAANTSWMVRVRHSFNQTPLLSWLGSLSLLTTAFTIDILSRTYEQGMTWLLLLLAIPLVVLISQWAINLLNDATTRFRSPLPLPRMDFSTGIPPEFCTMVVIPCLLTSRAGIDKLLNSLEVCYLGNTTPNLYFALLTDFADSPEKESRENSELLHWAEAQMQNLNRRYAPVAQPLFFLLHRMPEWNEQQGVWMGYERKRGKLSMLNSWLREPANQFLEVHSNVITPPAGVKYVITLDSDTVLPRDTAHKLVATMAHPLNHPVYDSVKKRVVKGYGILQPGLAEEIPRNGQGRYAAMCSSVPGNDPYSMMSSDIYQDLFGEGSFVGKGIYDVDTFVQATHNTCPENLVLSHDLLEGCYARSGLLSEVLLYEQYPNNYLTDVARRTRWIRGDWQLLNWLKFKVRTAEGTHEKNPLSTLSRWKLFDNLRRSLVAPSLLILLFCTLLLVPNPFYWLFVLAIALLLPTALVILQDIFSKPARRPFLQHLILVSYGGLKRLMRIGLSFITLPHEAGYSLYAIGLTLWRLGISHHNLNQWASFDQSTESRKASPGRFYRAMWLNLVAGIALISLTAWLSPMLLFFAVPIGGVWCLAPLLLSWLSRAPSPRTVAFNAENRRLLRQSSREIWAFFETFTTAQENWLPPDNYQEIPQPVIAHRTSPTNIGLSLLSNLTAWDFGYIPQGEMLQRITLTLDTLDKMEHYRGHLYNWYDTRTLVPLNPRYISSVDSGNMAGHLLTLSAGLTGIRNQPILNCNQVLMGLDDTLQIIEKAWGQHAPTALRQLRKHCSAAFTLQPSLLFPELKNMRAQSNRLHALCSHDDGRIRRWVDHLQRQLVLICSEWAHFLSWVPADWGDAPLPGLTWLAQAKHTGEGTPSESVIRQARTRLDIITELEQRLHDHARMDFAFLYNEVTNLLSVGYNCDNNKLDNSHYDLLPSEIRLTSFLAIATNQLPVKSWFSLGRLFTTIDNETALMSWSGSMFEYLMPNLVMPIYPGSLLEEMSQSAVNRQIDWSKERGVPWGISESGYYSFDALQNYQYHAFGVPGLGLRRGLADDMVIAPYATMMALTISPHKACENLLNLEKSGARGEYGFYEALDYTPSRLASGQMYAVVRSWMAHHQGMAFQALSHVLLGAPMVDRFMASPSFQSARLLLQERVPDAVELYSPRRHFESHEGVLQPVQYETREFTDVDSLIPEIQLLSNADYHLMVSQSGGGYSRWKDLALTRWRSDATCDNWGAFCYLSDPATGEVWSNTWQPLGEPINQYDAIFTDAGAEFKLVAGSVNVKTQIVVSPEDDIELRRVTLLHRGRQPLTLELTTYAEVVLAPKESDLAHPAFSNLFIQTELVAHQNAILCHRRPRAPDERCPWMFHTMVVHGQTQTEASFEIDRAKFIGRGRTPANAQATQQNGSLSNSVGPVLDPILAIRQSIVLQPGLPVTVDIIYGVTENRQLSLALLEKYHDHPIADRVFELAWSHSQIVLRQINANEDDATLFNRLASAVLFPGPELRADAKTLSRNRRGQSGLWGWSISGDLPIVILNVTSDESILLITTMIQAHHYWRLKGLAVDLVILNDSQDGYQQELQNQIVDLIVAGSEASQMDKPGGIFVRNGEHMSAEDRLLLLSVAQIVLDDRTGSLKEQLNQRLQTPVSAQQAFIPRTGLPANQHDPWQPDTGALVFFNGRGGFSEDGREYQITLDEDGRTPAPWANILANDSFGTVISEAGQAYTWFENAHEYRLTPWENDPVSDRSGEAFYLRDEESGAVWSPTTLPVRGDGHYLTRHGFGYSVFAHRETGIDTELTVLVAEHAPVKIAILTLSNTSGRTRKISVTGYVEWTLGESRSKSAMHVITRASTTGNGCGVLANNFYSSSGSERTAFLAVTGVHCSVTGDRREFIGRNGALREPAAMKQRTLSDKTGAGMDPCGAVQSATTLIDGDQRTFVFVLGVGQNLHEAESMINQYLNEDVARQELANVHRHWHQMLDKIVVTTPDPSVNLLTNGWLLYQTIACRIMARSGYYQSGGAFGFRDQLQDTLALSHAAPARLREQILLCASRQFVEGDVQHWWHPPLGNGVRTRCSDDYLWLPLAICHYVETTGDISVLEQRLPYLEGRELQPGEESAYEQPVISAVEETLWQHGEKAVRHGLRFGSHGLPLMGAGDWNDGMNLVGLEGKGESVWLGFFLYDVLQRFARLAEQINQPDTADLCRKEAGRLQQSLESAGWDGAWYRRGYFDNGDALGSHSAKECQIDAIAQSWAVLSGAGSQPRCAQAMQALDSRLVDSEAGLIKLLTPPFNGNGPNPGYIQGYLPGVRENGGQYTHGAIWAVMAFARSGNIERAWQLWALINPVNHGLTLDAVERYKVEPYVMTADIYSVAPHTGRGGWSWYTGSAGWAYRLLVETLMGIERKGDAITVQPLLPHAWPYVSFVYLHGASYYHFNVQRGEGEYQVTRDAVLLPGNLIPLVDDGQPHDVQITLGAS from the coding sequence ATGAAATTAAATTTTAAACCGTGGTTTACCTCGAGTAAGCCACTGGATCTTCATCCTGAAATTCCTGGCTGGCAGGACAAAGAGCCTGCAAATGAGACGCCGATCAAATCGGAGCTGTTTTCTGCGGCGCAGATGGAACGTTACGGCCAAAAACTGGCGCGTTCACACAAATTATCCTCCGCGAAGATGCCTTACTATTTGCTCAAGCGCCTGGAAGATAACGAAGCCATCATCACCAATAACTGCTATTTGCTCAACGCCGGGGATAAATCCAGTATTACGCCCGCTGGCGAATGGCTGCTCGATAACTACTATCTCATCGAAGAACAGATCCGCGTGGTGCGCCACCATTTGCCCAAGAACTTTGGTAAAGGGCTGCCGTCACTTGCGGCCCCGCACAATTGCCCGCGAATTTATGATATTGCCTCCGAAGCTATTGCCCATGCGGATGGGCGCTGGGATGCCACCAGCCTGACGAGTTATATCGCGGCCTATCAGCAGGTGACGCCGTTAACGCTCGGCGAGCTTTGGGCGCTGCCCGGCATGTTGCGTCTCGCGCTGATTGAAAATTTACGCCGCGTGAGTATCGAAGTGGCGGACGCGCAACGAGAGCGCAATCTTGCGGATACGTGGATCACCCGCATTTTTGAATGCGCCGAAAACACGCCTGCGGATTTGATCATGGTGATCGCCGATATGGCCCGTTCTCGTCCACCCTTGAGCAGCGCTTTTGTGGCAGAGCTGGTGCGTCGCCTGCAAGGCAGAGGCAATATGCTCTCGCTGCCGCTGACCTGGGTCGAACAGCGCCTTGCTGAAAGCGGCGTCACCACCGATTACCTGATTCACCGTTTTAACCAACAGTTGGCCGCAAGCCAGCTTTCGGTGAGTAACAGCATTGCCGGTTTGCGCCTGTTAAGCGAAACCAATTGGGCAGATTTTGCTGAAGCCATGAGCCTGGTGGAGCAAACGTTGCGCCAGGACCCTTCCGGCGTTTATCCGGCGATGCACTTTACGACTCGCGATCACTACCGGCATATCATTGAGATACTGGCCCGCCATAGCCATTACAGCGAACCCGAAATCGCCAGCCGTATTCTTGACACCACGCGGGCAGCAGAGGCTGGCACACCGGAACATCACGTAGGCTATTATCTGATTGGTGACGGACGCCCGAAACTGGAACGGCAGCTTGCGGCGAACACGTCATGGATGGTGCGCGTGCGCCACAGTTTTAACCAAACCCCGCTGCTTTCCTGGCTTGGCAGTCTGAGTTTGTTGACCACCGCCTTTACCATCGACATTTTATCCCGCACCTATGAGCAGGGGATGACGTGGTTACTTCTGCTGTTGGCTATCCCGCTGGTGGTGTTGATCAGCCAGTGGGCCATTAACTTATTGAATGACGCCACAACCCGTTTTCGATCGCCGCTCCCGCTACCACGCATGGATTTTTCCACCGGCATTCCGCCGGAGTTTTGCACGATGGTGGTGATCCCCTGTCTGCTGACCAGCCGCGCGGGGATAGACAAACTCCTTAATAGCCTCGAGGTTTGTTATCTCGGCAACACTACGCCAAACCTCTACTTTGCGCTGCTGACCGATTTCGCCGATTCACCGGAAAAGGAGTCGCGTGAAAACAGCGAACTGCTGCACTGGGCCGAAGCGCAGATGCAGAATCTGAACCGCCGTTATGCGCCCGTCGCGCAGCCGCTCTTCTTCCTGCTGCACCGAATGCCTGAGTGGAATGAACAGCAGGGCGTGTGGATGGGCTACGAGCGTAAACGCGGTAAATTGTCGATGCTCAATAGCTGGCTGCGTGAACCGGCGAATCAGTTTTTAGAAGTCCACAGCAATGTGATTACCCCGCCTGCTGGCGTGAAATACGTGATTACGCTGGATAGCGACACGGTGCTGCCGCGAGACACCGCGCATAAACTGGTCGCGACCATGGCGCATCCGCTTAATCATCCGGTTTATGACTCCGTTAAAAAGCGGGTAGTTAAAGGCTACGGTATTTTACAGCCGGGCCTTGCCGAGGAGATCCCAAGAAACGGGCAGGGGCGTTATGCGGCGATGTGCAGCAGCGTGCCGGGTAACGATCCCTATTCCATGATGTCTTCGGATATTTATCAGGATCTGTTTGGGGAAGGGTCGTTTGTGGGCAAAGGGATTTATGACGTAGATACTTTTGTACAAGCAACGCATAACACCTGCCCGGAAAACCTGGTGCTCAGCCATGATTTACTCGAAGGCTGTTATGCCCGTTCGGGTTTGCTCAGCGAAGTGCTGCTTTACGAGCAGTATCCCAATAATTACCTGACGGATGTGGCAAGGCGCACGCGTTGGATACGAGGCGACTGGCAACTGCTTAACTGGCTTAAATTTAAAGTCAGAACTGCCGAAGGTACCCATGAAAAAAACCCGCTGAGTACGCTTTCCCGCTGGAAATTATTCGATAACCTTCGTCGTAGCCTGGTCGCGCCTTCGCTGCTGATCCTGCTGTTCTGCACACTCTTGCTGGTGCCCAATCCCTTTTACTGGCTTTTCGTGCTGGCAATAGCGCTGTTGCTGCCTACGGCGCTGGTTATCCTTCAGGACATTTTCAGTAAGCCCGCGCGGCGGCCTTTCCTGCAACATCTGATATTGGTGTCATACGGGGGGCTAAAACGCCTGATGCGAATCGGCCTGAGTTTTATCACGCTGCCCCATGAAGCGGGTTACTCCCTGTATGCCATCGGGCTAACGCTTTGGCGGCTCGGGATTAGCCATCACAATCTGAATCAGTGGGCCAGTTTCGATCAAAGCACTGAGAGCAGAAAAGCCTCGCCTGGCCGTTTCTATCGCGCAATGTGGCTGAACCTGGTTGCAGGCATCGCGCTGATTTCGCTTACGGCCTGGCTTTCGCCGATGCTGCTATTTTTTGCAGTGCCCATCGGGGGGGTATGGTGCCTGGCGCCATTATTATTAAGTTGGTTGAGCCGGGCACCGTCGCCTCGAACCGTGGCTTTTAACGCGGAAAACAGGCGTTTGTTACGCCAGAGCAGCCGTGAGATCTGGGCCTTTTTTGAAACCTTCACCACCGCGCAAGAAAACTGGCTGCCGCCGGATAACTATCAAGAAATTCCCCAGCCGGTGATCGCCCATCGCACTTCACCGACCAATATCGGTTTATCGCTGCTCTCTAATCTGACGGCATGGGATTTTGGTTATATCCCGCAGGGGGAGATGCTCCAGCGCATTACGCTTACCCTGGACACACTGGATAAAATGGAGCATTACCGCGGCCATTTATATAACTGGTACGACACGCGCACCCTCGTGCCCCTTAACCCACGTTACATTTCCAGCGTCGATAGCGGCAATATGGCCGGGCATCTGCTGACGCTTAGCGCCGGGCTTACGGGAATACGCAACCAGCCGATTCTCAACTGCAACCAGGTGCTTATGGGGCTTGATGACACGTTGCAAATTATTGAGAAAGCCTGGGGGCAACATGCGCCGACCGCGCTGCGTCAGTTACGCAAACATTGCAGCGCCGCTTTTACGCTCCAGCCATCATTACTGTTTCCTGAACTGAAAAATATGCGCGCCCAGAGTAACCGCCTGCACGCGCTGTGCAGCCATGATGACGGGCGCATTCGCCGCTGGGTTGATCATCTCCAGCGTCAGTTAGTGCTGATCTGCTCTGAATGGGCGCATTTTCTTAGCTGGGTACCTGCCGACTGGGGTGATGCCCCGTTGCCAGGCCTCACATGGCTTGCGCAGGCAAAACATACCGGAGAAGGGACGCCCTCGGAGTCCGTCATTCGCCAGGCCCGCACGCGGCTGGATATCATTACCGAGCTGGAACAGCGTCTGCATGACCATGCGCGGATGGATTTCGCTTTCTTGTATAACGAGGTCACCAATCTCCTGAGCGTCGGGTATAACTGCGACAACAATAAGCTCGATAACAGCCATTACGATCTCCTGCCTTCAGAGATTCGTCTCACCAGTTTCCTCGCTATTGCGACCAATCAACTGCCGGTGAAAAGTTGGTTCTCGTTGGGGCGCCTGTTTACCACCATTGATAATGAAACCGCGCTGATGTCCTGGAGCGGCTCCATGTTTGAGTACCTGATGCCAAACCTGGTGATGCCAATTTACCCCGGCAGTTTGCTGGAGGAGATGAGCCAGTCGGCGGTTAATCGCCAGATAGACTGGAGTAAAGAGCGCGGTGTGCCATGGGGGATCTCCGAATCGGGCTACTACTCTTTTGATGCGCTCCAGAATTACCAGTATCACGCTTTCGGGGTGCCTGGCTTAGGTTTGCGGCGTGGTCTTGCGGATGACATGGTTATCGCGCCGTATGCCACGATGATGGCCCTGACGATTTCCCCGCATAAAGCCTGCGAAAATTTACTGAATCTGGAAAAAAGCGGGGCTCGCGGGGAGTATGGCTTCTATGAAGCGCTGGATTATACGCCGTCGCGCCTCGCCAGCGGGCAGATGTATGCCGTGGTGCGTTCGTGGATGGCACACCATCAGGGAATGGCTTTCCAGGCGCTGTCCCATGTTTTGCTCGGTGCGCCAATGGTGGACCGCTTTATGGCAAGCCCGTCGTTTCAGTCGGCACGCCTGTTATTGCAAGAACGTGTTCCTGACGCCGTTGAGCTGTATAGCCCACGCCGCCACTTTGAATCTCACGAGGGGGTGTTGCAGCCGGTGCAGTATGAAACCCGTGAATTTACCGACGTGGACAGTTTGATCCCCGAAATTCAATTGCTCTCGAATGCCGATTATCACCTGATGGTTAGCCAATCCGGCGGGGGATACAGCCGCTGGAAAGATCTGGCGTTGACCCGCTGGCGCAGCGACGCCACGTGCGACAACTGGGGCGCGTTCTGCTATCTCAGCGATCCCGCAACGGGGGAAGTCTGGAGCAATACCTGGCAGCCGCTGGGCGAGCCAATCAACCAGTATGACGCGATATTTACCGATGCGGGGGCCGAGTTCAAACTTGTGGCGGGGAGCGTTAACGTTAAAACGCAGATTGTTGTCTCCCCGGAAGATGACATTGAACTGCGGCGCGTCACGTTGCTGCATCGTGGCCGCCAGCCGCTTACCCTTGAGTTGACGACCTACGCGGAAGTGGTTCTGGCGCCGAAAGAGAGCGATCTGGCCCATCCCGCTTTCAGTAATTTGTTTATCCAGACCGAGCTGGTGGCGCATCAGAACGCGATCCTTTGCCATCGCCGACCGCGCGCCCCGGACGAACGTTGCCCATGGATGTTCCACACTATGGTGGTTCATGGGCAAACGCAAACTGAAGCCTCTTTTGAAATCGACAGAGCGAAGTTCATCGGCCGCGGAAGAACGCCGGCGAATGCGCAGGCGACACAACAGAACGGTTCTCTGAGTAATAGCGTAGGGCCGGTGCTGGACCCGATTCTGGCTATCCGGCAGTCAATTGTGTTGCAGCCGGGCCTGCCCGTCACCGTGGATATTATTTATGGCGTCACCGAGAATCGGCAACTGAGCCTGGCCCTGCTTGAGAAATATCATGACCATCCCATTGCCGACCGCGTGTTTGAGCTGGCGTGGTCGCATAGCCAGATTGTGCTGCGCCAGATTAATGCCAATGAAGATGACGCGACGCTGTTTAACCGGCTTGCCAGCGCGGTGCTGTTCCCTGGCCCGGAATTACGAGCCGATGCGAAAACGCTTTCCCGCAATCGTCGCGGGCAGTCGGGCCTGTGGGGCTGGTCTATTTCGGGCGATCTGCCGATTGTCATTCTTAACGTCACCAGCGATGAAAGTATTCTGCTGATTACGACGATGATTCAGGCGCACCATTACTGGCGGCTGAAAGGGCTGGCGGTAGATTTGGTTATTCTCAATGACAGCCAGGACGGCTATCAGCAGGAGCTGCAAAATCAGATAGTGGATTTGATTGTCGCGGGATCAGAAGCAAGCCAGATGGACAAACCCGGCGGTATTTTTGTGCGCAATGGCGAGCATATGTCCGCCGAAGACCGTTTGCTGCTGCTGAGCGTGGCGCAAATTGTACTGGATGACCGTACAGGTAGCCTGAAAGAGCAGTTAAATCAACGACTCCAGACTCCGGTTTCAGCCCAGCAAGCCTTTATTCCTCGCACCGGGCTCCCGGCAAATCAACACGATCCGTGGCAGCCGGATACCGGCGCCCTGGTCTTTTTCAACGGGCGCGGCGGGTTCTCCGAAGATGGCCGTGAATACCAGATAACCCTTGATGAAGACGGCAGAACACCCGCCCCGTGGGCTAATATTCTGGCGAATGACAGCTTTGGGACGGTGATTTCAGAAGCAGGACAGGCTTATACCTGGTTTGAAAATGCCCATGAATATCGCCTTACGCCGTGGGAAAACGATCCCGTTAGCGATCGTTCGGGGGAAGCGTTTTATCTGCGCGATGAAGAGAGCGGCGCGGTCTGGTCGCCAACCACGCTACCGGTGCGCGGCGACGGGCATTATCTGACCCGTCACGGCTTTGGCTACAGTGTGTTTGCCCATCGAGAAACCGGGATTGATACCGAGCTCACGGTGCTGGTGGCAGAACATGCGCCGGTAAAAATCGCTATTCTGACGCTGAGTAATACCTCGGGGCGGACGCGGAAGATTTCGGTGACCGGCTACGTGGAATGGACGCTTGGGGAATCGCGCAGCAAGTCGGCGATGCATGTCATCACGCGTGCGTCGACGACAGGTAACGGCTGCGGCGTTCTGGCAAATAATTTCTATAGCAGCAGCGGTTCGGAAAGAACGGCATTTCTGGCCGTGACGGGCGTGCACTGTTCGGTTACCGGCGACCGACGGGAATTTATCGGACGCAACGGTGCGCTGCGTGAGCCCGCAGCTATGAAGCAACGCACGTTGTCAGATAAAACGGGCGCGGGTATGGACCCTTGCGGTGCGGTTCAATCCGCAACCACGTTGATCGACGGCGATCAGCGAACCTTTGTTTTTGTGCTGGGCGTCGGGCAAAACCTGCATGAAGCGGAATCGATGATTAACCAGTATCTCAACGAGGACGTTGCGCGTCAGGAACTGGCGAATGTCCATCGCCACTGGCACCAAATGCTCGACAAAATCGTGGTTACGACGCCGGATCCGTCGGTAAATCTGCTGACGAACGGCTGGCTGCTTTACCAGACCATTGCATGCCGAATCATGGCGCGCAGCGGTTATTATCAGTCCGGCGGCGCGTTCGGTTTCCGCGACCAGCTTCAGGATACGCTGGCCCTGAGCCATGCGGCACCGGCGCGCTTACGCGAGCAGATTTTACTTTGTGCTTCACGGCAGTTTGTGGAAGGGGATGTTCAGCACTGGTGGCATCCGCCGCTTGGGAACGGCGTGCGTACGCGCTGCTCCGATGATTACCTGTGGCTGCCGCTGGCGATTTGCCATTATGTGGAAACCACGGGCGATATAAGCGTGCTCGAACAGCGCCTGCCGTATCTTGAGGGCAGGGAATTGCAGCCGGGTGAAGAGTCGGCTTATGAACAGCCGGTGATAAGCGCGGTGGAAGAGACGTTGTGGCAGCATGGTGAAAAAGCCGTTCGCCACGGTCTACGCTTTGGCAGCCATGGTTTACCGCTGATGGGGGCCGGAGACTGGAACGACGGGATGAATTTAGTCGGGCTGGAAGGCAAGGGCGAAAGTGTCTGGCTGGGCTTCTTCCTCTACGATGTATTGCAGCGTTTTGCGCGGCTTGCCGAACAAATCAATCAACCCGACACCGCCGATCTTTGTCGTAAAGAAGCGGGCAGACTCCAACAAAGCCTTGAATCGGCGGGCTGGGACGGCGCCTGGTATCGTCGCGGCTATTTCGATAACGGCGATGCTCTGGGTTCGCATAGCGCGAAAGAGTGCCAGATAGATGCTATCGCGCAAAGCTGGGCGGTGCTGTCCGGGGCGGGAAGTCAGCCCCGGTGCGCACAAGCGATGCAGGCGCTTGATTCACGGCTGGTGGATAGCGAAGCAGGGCTAATCAAACTGTTAACCCCGCCGTTTAACGGCAATGGCCCAAACCCTGGTTATATTCAGGGCTATCTGCCGGGCGTGCGTGAGAACGGCGGGCAGTACACTCACGGCGCTATTTGGGCGGTGATGGCGTTTGCCCGGAGCGGTAACATCGAGCGTGCCTGGCAGCTTTGGGCGCTGATAAATCCTGTTAATCACGGCCTGACGTTAGATGCGGTAGAGCGCTACAAAGTCGAGCCGTATGTGATGACCGCAGATATTTATAGCGTGGCACCTCACACCGGACGCGGCGGCTGGAGTTGGTACACCGGCTCAGCGGGTTGGGCGTACCGCTTGTTGGTTGAAACGCTAATGGGCATTGAGCGCAAGGGCGATGCTATTACCGTGCAGCCTTTACTGCCGCACGCCTGGCCCTACGTCAGTTTTGTTTATCTGCATGGCGCGAGCTATTACCACTTCAATGTGCAGCGCGGCGAAGGGGAATACCAGGTGACACGGGATGCGGTTTTACTGCCAGGCAATCTTATTCCCTTGGTTGATGACGGGCAGCCACATGATGTGCAGATAACGCTCGGCGCGAGTTAG
- a CDS encoding YnfU family zinc-binding protein translates to MSLLDYAMKRLGNAANGTVTCPICGSKSAHPTSKLRQGQTLLCPKCKSLFVVPQK, encoded by the coding sequence ATGTCCCTCTTAGATTACGCAATGAAGCGCCTCGGTAACGCGGCAAACGGTACGGTAACGTGCCCTATTTGCGGAAGTAAATCAGCCCATCCCACCAGTAAACTCCGCCAGGGGCAAACGCTGCTCTGTCCAAAATGCAAATCGCTGTTTGTGGTGCCACAAAAATAA
- a CDS encoding glycoside hydrolase family protein produces MVYSLTWLPDVLEAAGLKVAECTGWRTRGRGDVGTIRGVICHHTAGAQQGVMPSLNTLINGRAATAQTKPLTGLLAQLGLARDGTYFVVAAGRANHAGAGRWQGIESGNTSFIGIEAENTGINEPWTEVQLDAYCRGVAAILKHIGASENMVCGHKEFALPQGRKVDPTLDMDTFREKVGQILRGKAQLRPSIPSSDSSGRATLRRGAKGELVRQVQFTIGITKDGYFGPNTEATVREFQRHHALVPDGIVGPKTWSELLKISATPTAQSKTAPAVIEGKFKPDQACIDLIKKYESCKLTAYPDPGSGGEPWTIGWGSTGPDINKETKWTQEECDQRFDSDLIHYGNQVVALLGSAETSAAQFGALTSFAYNAGLHALEESTLLRKHKAGNFEGAAEEFARWIYGSGKKLPGLIRRREEEASLYRSGKIE; encoded by the coding sequence ATGGTCTATTCGCTAACGTGGCTACCGGATGTTCTGGAAGCCGCTGGTCTCAAGGTCGCTGAATGTACCGGTTGGCGGACACGGGGTCGTGGGGATGTCGGCACCATCCGCGGTGTGATTTGCCATCATACTGCGGGTGCGCAGCAAGGCGTCATGCCTAGCCTCAACACGCTTATCAATGGGCGCGCCGCAACGGCACAAACCAAACCGCTCACGGGCCTACTCGCCCAACTGGGGCTTGCGCGTGACGGCACTTATTTTGTTGTCGCCGCGGGTCGAGCTAACCATGCAGGGGCTGGCAGATGGCAAGGCATTGAGTCCGGAAACACCAGTTTTATCGGAATAGAGGCCGAAAATACGGGGATCAACGAACCCTGGACTGAGGTGCAACTCGATGCCTATTGCCGCGGTGTGGCAGCAATTCTCAAACATATTGGCGCTTCAGAAAATATGGTATGCGGGCACAAGGAATTTGCCTTACCTCAGGGCCGAAAGGTTGACCCAACTCTGGATATGGATACCTTTCGCGAGAAAGTCGGCCAAATACTTCGGGGTAAAGCGCAGTTACGCCCTTCCATTCCCTCGTCAGACTCCAGCGGCAGAGCCACATTGCGCCGCGGTGCTAAGGGAGAACTCGTCAGGCAGGTTCAGTTCACCATAGGAATCACCAAAGATGGTTATTTCGGCCCTAATACTGAGGCGACGGTGCGCGAGTTTCAACGTCATCACGCTCTGGTGCCAGACGGTATCGTTGGCCCAAAAACCTGGAGTGAACTACTTAAAATTAGCGCGACTCCGACAGCACAATCGAAAACGGCCCCCGCTGTGATAGAGGGGAAATTTAAACCCGATCAGGCTTGTATCGATCTGATTAAAAAATACGAAAGCTGCAAACTTACGGCCTACCCAGACCCCGGTAGCGGAGGAGAACCCTGGACCATTGGTTGGGGAAGTACCGGTCCTGACATCAATAAAGAAACTAAATGGACACAGGAAGAGTGTGACCAACGTTTTGACAGCGATCTCATTCATTATGGGAATCAGGTTGTCGCTCTGCTGGGAAGCGCCGAGACATCGGCTGCTCAATTCGGGGCACTTACCAGCTTTGCTTATAATGCAGGCTTGCACGCTCTCGAGGAGTCAACGTTATTACGCAAACATAAAGCCGGGAATTTTGAGGGAGCCGCCGAGGAATTTGCTCGCTGGATCTATGGCTCGGGTAAGAAACTGCCGGGCCTGATCAGACGCCGGGAAGAAGAAGCCAGCTTATATCGTTCTGGCAAAATAGAATAA
- a CDS encoding calcium-binding protein, which translates to MAYHYEGVSFSTTPSNNYSILCRGSKMVAPVNYNLPGYSTSPSDQTKPIQGTNNSETIYGTAGDDIIRGYDGNDHLYGLGGSDLMAGYADNNTLDGGEGNDFLFTGNGYNGTDTLIGGAGYDQFVYNDFCGNAPGSAGQYRHMAIISDFQQGVDKIHIVTAKGYDLNFAKLDTNGDGVLGAGDVGIGLGFDQSNHLSSTQFTLDKNNSIYINSNAPLKASDFEFSTI; encoded by the coding sequence ATGGCTTATCACTATGAAGGAGTTAGTTTCTCCACAACTCCTTCAAATAATTATTCAATATTATGCCGAGGTTCGAAAATGGTAGCGCCTGTAAATTATAATTTGCCTGGATATTCAACATCTCCGAGCGATCAAACCAAACCCATTCAGGGAACAAATAACTCTGAAACTATCTACGGTACCGCGGGGGATGACATTATTCGTGGTTATGATGGTAATGACCATCTTTATGGTCTGGGGGGCAGCGACCTCATGGCGGGTTATGCGGACAACAATACGTTAGATGGTGGCGAGGGTAATGATTTTCTGTTCACAGGCAATGGTTACAATGGTACCGACACTCTGATTGGCGGCGCGGGCTACGATCAATTTGTTTATAATGATTTTTGCGGTAACGCGCCAGGTTCTGCGGGCCAATACCGCCATATGGCTATCATCAGCGATTTCCAACAAGGCGTTGATAAAATCCATATTGTTACCGCAAAGGGTTATGACTTAAATTTCGCAAAACTGGATACTAATGGCGATGGTGTGCTTGGTGCAGGAGATGTCGGTATTGGGTTGGGCTTCGATCAGTCTAACCACCTCTCCTCGACGCAATTCACTTTAGACAAAAATAATTCTATTTACATTAATAGTAATGCCCCACTGAAAGCCAGCGACTTTGAATTTAGCACTATCTAA